A window of the Bacteroidota bacterium genome harbors these coding sequences:
- a CDS encoding DUF2254 domain-containing protein yields the protein MTTENTRPQKISVPWIKPFALLFAVSFAIFGIGRLVDFLLVKFGLNPFGFMFNNQIDVLSNTLGGLGEVVTSVLAIEITALAIIVQLAANKYSSKIFELFFENKINVIILFIYVITAIVTVLVVNTLNSSETAAFAFSISLTLLLIILSLVVVIPHFNYVFQFLRPDNFLLYVENEVREILDKMLKSRRKGKKYIEQEKQLVNEKINFIGDVAINSIISGDRASTLLCINSLKNVLSFYIKLKDRLPEGWDNISGSVLLDPDFSSFAPYVLKKIENKKIFLETKVFKLYEMLFEQGRKSMRDVISGILLNVELISYEAMKNNDSGTLQMAFQYMNTFLRIGIREKDPRTVFTALEHYRLIGEETLKFDPKLAEELSFYFKYYGHESVKNNVLFILETVAYDLCLLNEKAHELNSPNKDKLLEIFLTLDQPIEDNSPQKESKEEMSLVGVRIAQIRLAGYYLLNNDVEHAKHIFEDLKVEPKSRIHKIRDIITGTNNEEFWEITPRGINFYFMPPDRRDALTEFFSWFEE from the coding sequence ATGACAACAGAAAACACAAGACCTCAAAAAATATCAGTTCCCTGGATCAAACCATTTGCACTTCTTTTTGCTGTAAGTTTTGCAATATTTGGTATAGGGCGTCTTGTAGATTTCCTGCTTGTCAAATTCGGGCTGAATCCTTTTGGGTTCATGTTCAACAATCAGATAGATGTTCTGTCAAATACACTCGGTGGACTCGGGGAGGTTGTCACGAGCGTTTTGGCGATCGAGATTACAGCCCTTGCGATCATCGTACAACTGGCAGCCAACAAATATTCATCCAAGATATTTGAACTTTTTTTTGAAAACAAGATAAATGTAATCATCCTTTTTATCTATGTTATAACCGCAATTGTGACCGTTCTTGTAGTAAATACCCTTAATTCATCAGAAACTGCTGCTTTTGCGTTTTCGATTTCACTAACTTTGTTGCTGATAATTTTAAGTCTTGTGGTTGTGATACCTCACTTTAATTATGTGTTCCAGTTTCTGAGACCTGATAATTTTCTTCTATATGTTGAAAACGAGGTCAGGGAAATTCTGGACAAGATGTTGAAGAGCAGAAGAAAAGGGAAAAAATATATTGAGCAGGAAAAGCAACTGGTAAATGAAAAAATTAATTTTATCGGTGATGTTGCAATAAATTCCATTATTTCGGGTGACAGAGCGAGTACACTTCTTTGCATAAATTCGCTCAAAAATGTTTTATCCTTCTACATTAAACTGAAGGACAGACTTCCTGAAGGGTGGGACAATATCAGTGGCTCTGTGCTGCTGGATCCTGATTTTTCAAGTTTCGCTCCTTATGTATTGAAAAAGATAGAAAACAAAAAGATATTTCTTGAGACAAAAGTTTTCAAACTCTATGAAATGCTTTTTGAACAGGGGAGAAAGTCGATGCGGGATGTAATATCCGGCATCCTGTTGAATGTTGAACTGATCTCCTACGAAGCCATGAAGAATAATGATTCCGGTACACTTCAAATGGCTTTTCAGTATATGAATACATTTTTAAGGATAGGGATAAGGGAGAAAGACCCCAGAACGGTCTTTACAGCACTGGAACACTACAGGCTTATTGGAGAAGAGACTCTTAAGTTTGATCCGAAACTGGCAGAGGAATTGTCTTTTTATTTCAAATATTATGGACATGAATCGGTTAAAAACAATGTTTTGTTCATTCTGGAGACAGTGGCATACGATTTGTGTTTGCTGAATGAAAAAGCTCACGAACTGAATTCGCCAAACAAAGACAAGCTGCTCGAAATATTTTTAACTCTCGATCAACCGATTGAGGATAACTCTCCGCAGAAGGAGAGTAAAGAGGAAATGTCACTGGTGGGAGTCAGAATCGCTCAGATCAGACTTGCAGGTTACTACCTGCTGAATAACGATGTGGAACATGCAAAGCATATCTTTGAAGACCTTAAAGTTGAGCCAAAATCGAGAATTCATAAAATCAGAGATATAATAACCGGGACGAATAATGAGGAATTTTGGGAGATCACGCCCCGTGGAATTAACTTTTATTTTATGCCACCGGACAGACGGGATGCCCTCACTGAGTTTTTTTCGTGGTTTGAAGAATAA
- a CDS encoding aspartate carbamoyltransferase catalytic subunit, translating to MQLKIKHLLGLENVSSSDIQTILDTAVSFKQVLERPIKKVPTLQGKTIVNLFYENSTRTRISFELAEKRLSADSVNFSVSGSSVSKGETFKDTVRNIEAMKVDMIVVRHASAGVPLYLTKITDSVVINAGDGIHEHPTQALLDMYSIREKLGKLEGLKVCIVGDIAHSRVALSNIFGLKAMGADVSVCGPATLIPRNISDLGVKVIHNIDDAIQENDVLNILRIQLERKAKASFPSTREYHKFYGITKERLEKNKKDVLLLHPGPINRGVEISSEMADGEHQIILEQVTNGVAVRMAILYLLGTRHGEEN from the coding sequence ATGCAACTGAAAATCAAACACCTCCTCGGGCTCGAAAATGTAAGCAGCTCTGATATCCAAACCATTCTGGATACCGCTGTTTCATTCAAGCAAGTGCTCGAGAGACCTATCAAAAAAGTCCCCACCCTGCAGGGGAAAACGATAGTTAATCTCTTCTATGAAAATTCCACCCGAACAAGAATCTCCTTTGAACTCGCTGAAAAAAGACTCTCTGCTGATTCCGTCAATTTTTCCGTGTCGGGTTCAAGTGTTTCGAAAGGCGAAACTTTCAAGGACACCGTAAGAAACATCGAGGCAATGAAAGTCGATATGATAGTCGTCAGGCACGCTTCTGCGGGAGTTCCACTCTATCTGACAAAAATAACCGACTCCGTCGTTATAAATGCGGGAGATGGCATCCATGAGCATCCTACTCAGGCGCTTTTGGACATGTACTCAATCAGAGAGAAACTTGGAAAACTTGAGGGACTGAAAGTATGTATAGTTGGCGACATTGCCCATTCCAGAGTTGCCTTGTCAAATATCTTCGGTCTGAAAGCGATGGGAGCAGATGTATCGGTCTGTGGTCCTGCAACACTCATCCCAAGAAACATCTCGGACCTTGGTGTAAAAGTGATTCACAACATCGACGATGCCATTCAGGAAAATGATGTTCTCAACATCCTGAGAATTCAGCTCGAAAGAAAAGCAAAAGCATCATTTCCTTCAACCCGTGAATATCACAAGTTCTACGGAATTACAAAGGAAAGGCTCGAAAAAAACAAAAAGGATGTCTTACTCCTCCACCCCGGACCGATCAACAGAGGTGTGGAAATATCTTCCGAAATGGCTGATGGAGAGCATCAGATAATTCTTGAACAGGTTACAAACGGGGTTGCCGTAAGAATGGCAATCCTCTATCTTCTTGGAACCAGACATGGCGAGGAAAACTAA
- a CDS encoding S8 family serine peptidase, which produces MRKLLLFFWVMSGLFLTAYSQPEVSTRLNRALQNSSNDEYVKGIIFLRDQVDVLKLDEELYKQKATPSHRAETVITALQNKASGTQRNLIKYLESKSVDRAVYTFKPFWIINAIAVEAKKSVFEELVSSMELVAMDLDVPTYLDKPLNFRDAPESEGKEAVEPGVKIINAHLLWQMGITGAGTIVMGEDTGVRHTHVALAARWRGNFAPANQAWLDPGAGTTTPSDCDGHGTHTMGTMVGRSAAGDTVGVAPDAQWMAAKTICTGNSVTNHITAFQWAMDPDGNPATTSDMPASINNSWYEPATVNQCAGEFVQLFNAVEAAGIAICFSAGNSGPNPSTITMPKNINTNDVNVFAMAAIDGAAWLGGSTNPIASFSSRGPSTCGGSGSLLIKPEVSAPGVGVRSSYGSGDNSYSSLDGTSMASPHVAGAVALLKSAFPNLTGHQIKMALYQTARDLGAAGEDNNYGRGLIDVFAAYTLLATGPGFPGNPVPAIGATNIPLVSSPTLSWSNPAGTVKSTVYFSSDMNAVVTMNPSAIVRAGAVYTSYTHPSSLAYGTTYHWRIVVSDASDSTIGGVWSFATIPPPAPVAPTNVVANWTGANNQVTVNWTVPTTNINGNTIVVDSSVVWANGNLRLGKVNGTVNSCVADGLPTGIHVFNVVAYDSGYASQPGNSTPTGVGIYASVYSKKKYVAIRDLQSAVDTVLVPAMEANIVKVIVRLDTIMHTYDADLDIYLKAPDGTEIELSTDNGSSSDNYIGTIFDDEATALITAGTAPFTGTFKPEGLLSTFANKQSAGAWILRVYDDANTDTGHVKGWTLTLITAAPVPVELSSFSVNAKGNSAELGWTTATETNNLGFEVERKSANGSFEKVGFVAGKGTTTESNSYSFVDKGLSASTYTYRLKQVDLNGHFEYSSEVEVNVDMPVEFGLGQNYPNPFNPSTTINFALPVEAKVTLKVFDAIGQEVMTLVNGSIAAGNHSVVFDATKLNSGLYIYTINAEAAGGNKFSKTMKMMLLK; this is translated from the coding sequence GTGAGAAAACTCTTACTGTTTTTCTGGGTTATGTCGGGATTGTTCCTGACAGCGTATTCGCAACCCGAAGTATCCACCCGTTTAAACCGGGCACTGCAAAACAGCAGCAACGATGAATATGTGAAGGGAATAATCTTTCTTCGCGATCAGGTTGATGTTTTAAAGCTGGATGAAGAGCTTTACAAACAAAAAGCCACCCCTTCCCACCGTGCCGAAACCGTAATAACTGCTTTGCAGAACAAAGCATCGGGCACTCAAAGAAATCTGATCAAATATCTTGAATCGAAATCTGTTGATCGGGCGGTTTATACATTTAAGCCATTCTGGATTATTAACGCTATAGCTGTCGAAGCCAAAAAATCGGTTTTTGAGGAACTTGTCAGCAGCATGGAACTGGTAGCAATGGACCTTGATGTCCCGACCTATCTCGACAAGCCCCTTAATTTCAGGGACGCACCTGAATCCGAGGGAAAAGAAGCCGTTGAGCCGGGAGTAAAAATTATTAATGCACATTTGTTGTGGCAGATGGGTATTACTGGTGCGGGCACCATAGTAATGGGAGAAGACACCGGTGTCCGGCACACACATGTTGCCTTGGCTGCGAGATGGAGAGGCAATTTTGCACCTGCGAACCAGGCATGGCTCGATCCGGGTGCCGGTACAACAACTCCATCTGATTGTGACGGTCATGGCACCCACACAATGGGCACCATGGTTGGAAGATCAGCAGCGGGTGATACAGTTGGTGTAGCCCCCGATGCACAGTGGATGGCAGCCAAAACCATTTGTACAGGCAATTCTGTGACAAACCACATAACTGCTTTTCAGTGGGCTATGGATCCTGACGGAAATCCTGCCACCACTTCTGATATGCCGGCTTCAATTAATAATAGCTGGTACGAACCGGCAACGGTTAATCAGTGCGCCGGAGAATTTGTACAGTTATTTAATGCCGTCGAAGCAGCAGGTATCGCAATCTGTTTTTCGGCTGGTAACAGCGGTCCAAACCCTTCCACTATCACGATGCCAAAAAACATAAACACAAATGATGTGAATGTATTTGCCATGGCAGCCATTGATGGTGCAGCATGGCTCGGTGGAAGTACAAACCCAATTGCAAGCTTTTCAAGCCGCGGTCCCTCGACCTGTGGTGGATCAGGATCTCTTCTGATCAAACCGGAAGTATCAGCCCCAGGTGTCGGTGTCAGGTCCTCATATGGAAGTGGCGACAATTCCTATTCGAGTCTTGACGGAACATCAATGGCATCACCGCATGTCGCAGGTGCTGTTGCATTGTTGAAATCAGCTTTCCCGAACCTGACCGGTCATCAAATTAAAATGGCTCTCTATCAGACTGCCCGGGATCTCGGAGCAGCCGGTGAAGACAATAACTATGGTAGAGGACTTATTGATGTTTTTGCTGCATATACATTGCTTGCAACAGGACCTGGATTCCCCGGCAACCCTGTCCCTGCAATTGGTGCAACAAACATTCCTTTGGTTAGTTCACCAACACTTTCATGGTCGAACCCTGCCGGAACTGTTAAATCGACAGTCTACTTCTCATCAGACATGAATGCTGTTGTAACGATGAATCCTTCAGCAATTGTAAGAGCCGGTGCGGTTTATACGTCTTATACGCATCCTTCATCTCTGGCATATGGTACCACATATCACTGGAGAATAGTTGTTTCCGATGCAAGCGATTCGACAATCGGTGGTGTCTGGTCATTTGCAACAATTCCACCTCCTGCTCCAGTAGCTCCGACTAATGTAGTTGCGAACTGGACCGGTGCAAACAATCAGGTGACTGTGAACTGGACTGTACCGACAACAAACATCAACGGAAATACAATTGTTGTCGATTCTTCAGTTGTTTGGGCAAATGGAAACCTTCGCCTCGGAAAAGTTAACGGGACAGTCAACAGTTGCGTTGCTGACGGGTTACCAACCGGAATACATGTATTTAATGTTGTCGCTTACGACAGTGGATATGCAAGCCAGCCCGGAAATTCAACTCCGACCGGTGTTGGTATATATGCATCGGTATATTCGAAGAAGAAATATGTTGCCATCAGAGATCTTCAGAGTGCAGTTGATACAGTACTCGTTCCTGCGATGGAAGCTAACATTGTGAAAGTTATTGTTCGCCTTGACACCATAATGCATACTTATGATGCTGATTTGGACATTTACTTAAAAGCTCCTGATGGCACAGAGATCGAGCTTTCTACTGATAACGGTTCGTCGAGTGATAACTACATTGGTACGATATTCGATGATGAAGCAACAGCTCTCATCACTGCGGGAACTGCTCCCTTCACCGGAACTTTCAAACCTGAGGGTCTCCTTTCAACCTTCGCTAACAAACAGTCCGCGGGTGCTTGGATTCTCAGAGTATATGATGACGCTAACACAGATACAGGACATGTAAAAGGGTGGACACTCACTCTCATCACAGCAGCCCCTGTTCCTGTTGAGCTTTCTTCATTCTCTGTTAATGCGAAAGGTAATTCCGCAGAGCTCGGTTGGACAACTGCCACAGAGACCAATAATCTTGGTTTTGAAGTTGAAAGAAAATCAGCAAACGGCTCTTTCGAAAAAGTTGGATTTGTAGCCGGTAAAGGCACAACAACTGAATCGAACAGTTATTCGTTCGTTGATAAGGGTCTGTCAGCCTCAACCTACACTTACAGATTGAAACAGGTTGATCTCAATGGTCATTTTGAATACAGCAGTGAAGTGGAAGTAAATGTTGATATGCCTGTTGAATTTGGACTTGGTCAAAACTATCCAAATCCATTTAACCCCTCAACAACCATTAATTTCGCTCTTCCGGTTGAAGCAAAAGTAACCCTTAAGGTTTTTGATGCAATTGGCCAGGAAGTTATGACACTCGTTAATGGCAGCATAGCTGCAGGCAACCATTCAGTAGTTTTTGATGCAACAAAGCTGAACAGCGGACTTTACATTTACACGATAAATGCAGAGGCAGCCGGTGGCAACAAGTTCTCGAAAACGATGAAAATGATGCTTTTGAAGTAA
- the pyrR gene encoding bifunctional pyr operon transcriptional regulator/uracil phosphoribosyltransferase PyrR has translation MNIKAKILDQEALQRVVTRMAHEIVEKNKGTDNLIIMGLRTRGEYLATRLKNKIFEIEKVEVPLGILDVTLYRDDFRTRLKQPQVSVSNITFDITEKNIVLVDDVLYTGRTIRSALCAIMDFGRPATIKLCCLVDRGHRQLPIKADIIGKNIPTSINEEVRVKLVEHDGEDAVYLVEADK, from the coding sequence ATGAACATCAAAGCAAAAATTCTCGATCAGGAAGCCCTCCAACGAGTCGTGACCCGTATGGCTCACGAAATTGTTGAGAAAAACAAAGGAACCGACAATCTCATTATTATGGGATTAAGAACCAGAGGAGAGTACCTCGCCACACGATTAAAAAACAAAATCTTCGAAATTGAGAAAGTTGAGGTCCCTCTCGGCATTCTCGATGTCACCCTCTACAGAGACGATTTCCGAACCAGACTTAAACAACCACAGGTTTCCGTTTCCAATATCACCTTCGATATTACCGAAAAAAACATTGTCCTCGTCGATGATGTACTCTACACCGGAAGAACCATCCGCTCGGCTCTCTGTGCCATCATGGATTTTGGAAGACCGGCCACCATAAAACTTTGTTGTCTCGTCGACCGGGGTCACCGCCAGCTTCCCATAAAAGCTGATATCATCGGAAAGAACATTCCCACTTCCATTAATGAGGAAGTGAGAGTAAAACTTGTTGAGCACGACGGCGAGGATGCCGTTTACCTTGTTGAAGCCGATAAATGA
- a CDS encoding mechanosensitive ion channel family protein, whose protein sequence is MLRLKARTMTIREMLQLFALLFFLSTGILSQKQPVPHDDSTATAFLAKLDSTRIADSVYRAELEQELIKLKTTDNLKKQELLDELKTLKEAETKKLEILKKQTDSLKQVNRGFAVAPFGDTIFIVYVKYGLLGAEERSRFNSDRIRQLASDYFFDPDSVKIGKGETDLGILYKEIVILTVTERDALWMGMSKTDLAKLYRSRIIASIMAYKDATSFKTLALKTALALAILFALYLVVRFLNMGFRLYKYKVYSIRKKWFKGIKFKDYELLSANKQIAYFMFISNILRLFLIVLTVYLTLPLVFYLFPWTESISADLIGFVIDPVKKIIGALIRYLPNFFTIIVLAVTFRYILKAIRYLSGEIESENLKIPGFYPDWAKPTYNIMRILVIAFAIIVVFPYLPGSDSPVFQGVSVFLGFLFTLSSAGSLSNIIAGTVLTYMRAFQIGDWVKSGDTLGVIVEKTLLVTRMKTRYNEIITIPNSTLMNSNTVNYSVEARTAGLILRTVVTIGYEVPWRVTHDLLIAAANRTARILKQPKPFVLQLSLENFYPSYELNCFTCDANEQAVIYSELHQNIQDSFHEAGIEILSPHYMAHRDGNTVTIPAGYLPPDYEHPVHTVRIEKKEEKK, encoded by the coding sequence ATGCTTAGATTGAAGGCCCGCACCATGACCATCAGGGAGATGCTACAGTTGTTTGCGTTACTCTTTTTCCTTTCAACAGGGATACTTTCCCAGAAACAACCTGTTCCTCACGACGACTCAACCGCTACAGCTTTCCTGGCTAAGCTTGACTCAACGAGGATCGCTGATTCAGTTTACAGAGCGGAACTTGAGCAAGAGCTAATTAAGTTAAAGACCACAGACAATCTGAAAAAGCAGGAACTGCTCGACGAGTTGAAAACTCTCAAGGAAGCCGAAACCAAAAAACTGGAAATACTCAAAAAGCAGACAGACTCCCTCAAGCAGGTTAACAGGGGGTTTGCGGTAGCTCCATTTGGTGATACTATTTTTATCGTGTATGTAAAATATGGTTTACTTGGTGCTGAAGAAAGATCCAGGTTTAATTCTGACAGGATCAGGCAACTGGCTTCCGACTATTTCTTCGATCCCGACTCAGTAAAGATCGGTAAGGGGGAGACTGATTTGGGAATACTCTACAAGGAAATTGTGATATTAACTGTCACCGAAAGAGATGCCTTGTGGATGGGGATGTCGAAGACAGACCTTGCAAAACTGTATCGCTCCCGGATAATCGCATCAATTATGGCTTACAAGGATGCCACAAGTTTTAAGACACTTGCGCTAAAAACCGCACTTGCCCTTGCCATACTTTTCGCGCTGTACCTGGTTGTACGATTCCTGAACATGGGATTCCGTCTTTACAAATACAAAGTCTATTCTATCAGGAAGAAGTGGTTCAAGGGGATCAAGTTTAAGGATTATGAGTTGCTGTCGGCAAACAAGCAAATTGCGTACTTTATGTTCATTTCGAACATCCTGAGGCTTTTTCTTATCGTTCTGACAGTGTATCTCACTCTTCCGCTCGTGTTTTATCTTTTCCCATGGACAGAGAGCATTTCCGCTGATCTGATTGGATTCGTGATTGATCCCGTTAAGAAGATTATTGGCGCTCTCATCAGATATCTTCCAAACTTTTTTACGATCATAGTATTAGCCGTAACTTTTCGTTATATTCTTAAGGCAATCAGATATCTCTCCGGTGAGATAGAATCCGAAAACCTGAAAATACCCGGTTTTTATCCCGACTGGGCGAAGCCGACTTACAACATTATGAGGATTCTGGTTATTGCCTTCGCCATCATTGTCGTCTTTCCGTATTTGCCCGGATCTGATTCTCCCGTTTTTCAGGGTGTTTCGGTGTTTCTTGGCTTTCTTTTCACTTTGTCTTCAGCAGGGTCACTTTCCAACATTATCGCCGGCACGGTGCTTACATACATGAGAGCATTCCAAATTGGAGACTGGGTTAAGTCAGGTGATACCTTGGGTGTCATAGTTGAGAAGACACTACTCGTTACCAGGATGAAAACACGATACAATGAGATAATCACAATTCCAAATTCGACTTTAATGAATTCAAACACTGTGAATTACTCTGTAGAAGCAAGAACTGCCGGACTGATCTTAAGAACTGTAGTGACAATAGGTTACGAAGTTCCATGGAGAGTAACGCATGACCTCCTTATCGCTGCGGCAAACCGCACTGCGAGGATATTGAAACAGCCGAAACCGTTCGTTTTGCAGCTTAGTCTCGAAAATTTTTATCCAAGTTATGAGTTGAACTGTTTTACCTGTGATGCAAACGAGCAGGCGGTTATCTACTCAGAGCTTCACCAGAACATTCAAGACAGCTTCCATGAAGCCGGTATTGAGATACTGTCACCCCACTACATGGCACACAGGGATGGAAACACTGTTACAATTCCGGCAGGCTATTTACCACCTGATTATGAACATCCTGTCCATACTGTTAGAATTGAGAAAAAGGAGGAGAAAAAGTAG